A part of Podarcis muralis chromosome 13, rPodMur119.hap1.1, whole genome shotgun sequence genomic DNA contains:
- the MAMSTR gene encoding MEF2-activating motif and SAP domain-containing transcriptional regulator isoform X3: MDIRKSALLLIVLQLRMEHRRSQEQLSKRHLLPALNKPLASFSQPNGTQGQNRANEIAKLKVSPRPHKTSTAKGQLSEVSPGDPSELQDKKARLAEDLSEKILHRPGPLELVKKNILSLDPGIKDAMADATLAAPDSFTFEEDLSSSSSSSSSSSSSPCFALSPGSAHGNPSTATAAFQLDLPPILDQQLPPVSSSTSEAEFPPQGGSPLAKPSVSLLKAPSKVPEARKPPRPKKAKEPRPKVKKLKYHQYMPPDQKGEQAPVPMDAAYARVLQQQQVFLQLQIMSQQQPTPTSPATFCVRAVHAVPASSAPEQVLSFAGTPAPPSGPHPLPLPSPATPTSPSPPKPELLPANLEELTVSELRQQLRKRGLPVSGTKPALLERLKPYQVARAKPPPVPLSSARLSPSDLEEEAQALREKQRVAESLALKLHREQKHHDDDLRVELEMHKRIKNRRKGALLPHSQQGAPPPYIPKRECAKEGEGTEDGFMVLCPASCEPINSDMELPLEITASPPDPAPGTRSLEEELQEAIQKAQLVPSQSIEDILEEPLMCSGDLLQAPALNPKVPDRVAPSPQEASPPKKPRPSSEAPLVTSAIFDFPGPYDFLSTASSSSASLDSLSSVFSPDSLEMPPSPPDAWQGNGARAGFDPVDWLEALTSGSASGLGSSSPVGGSIFCTDFFDSTDLGVNHMIDLMVEQW; this comes from the exons GCCAATGAGATTGCCAAGCTGAAAGTCTCGCCCCGGCCCCACAAGACCAGCACTGCTAAGGGCCAGCTGTCAGAAG TGTCTCCGGGGGACCCTTCTGAGCTGCAGGACAAGAAGGCTCGCCTGGCCGAAGACCTGAGTGAGAAGATCCTACACCGCCCTGGACCACTTGAGCTGGTGAAGAAAAACATCCTCTCCTTGGATCCAGGTATCAAGGATGCTATGGCAG ATGCAACTCTCGCTGCTCCTGATTCCTTCACCTTTGAGGAAGATCTCAGtagttcttcttcctcctcctcctcctcctcctcctccccgtgcTTTGCACTGTCTCCTGGAAGTGCCCATGGGAACCCTTCCACCGCAACGGCGGCCTTTCAG CTGGACCTCCCTCCGATCCTGGATCAACAGCTGCCTCCTGTGTCCTCATCCACCTCTGAGGCAGAGTTCCCTCCCCAAGGGGGGAGCCCCCTTGCCAAGCCCTCCGTTTCACTCCTCAAG GCCCCATCCAAGGTGCCTGAGGCCAGGAAGCCCCCGCGCCCCAAGAAGGCCAAGGAACCGCGCCCCAAAGTGAAGAAGCTCAAGTACCACCAGTACATGCCGCCCGACCAGAAGGGGGAGCAGGCGCCGGTGCCCATGGATGCGGCCTACGCCCGtgtcctccagcagcagcaggtctTCTTGCAGCTCCAGATCATGAGCCAGCAGCAGCCCACGCCCACGTCACCAGCCACCTTCTGCGTCCGTGCCGTGCACGCTGTCCCAGCCAG CAGTGCTCCAGAGCAGGTCCTGAGCTTCGCTGGGACGCCTGCGCCACCAAGTGGACCTCACCcgctccctctcccctctccagcCACGCCAACCTCCCCTTCGCCACCCAAACCGGAACTGCTGCCTGCCAACTTGGAGGAGCTAACG GTCTCCGAACTCCGCCAGCAGCTCCGGAAGCGTGGCCTCCCTGTTTCTGGCACCAAGCCAGCCCTGCTGGAGCGCCTCAAGCCTTACCAGGTGGCCCGGGCCAAGCCCCCCCCTGTCCCACTCTCCAGTGCCCGCTTGTCACCCTCCGACCTAGAGGAGGAGGCCCAGGCCCTGCGGGAGAAGCAGCGGGTGGCTGAGAGCCTGGCGCTGAAACTCCACCGGGAGCAGAAACACCACGACGACGACCTCCGAGTGGAGCTGGAGATGCACAAACGGATCAAGAACCGCCGCAAGGGAGCACTACTGCCCCACAGCCAGCAGGGGGCACCACCGCCCTACATCCCCAAGAGAGAATGCGCCAAGGAAGGAGAAGGCACGGAAGATGGCTTCATG GTTTTGTGCCCTGCCTCCTGTGAGCCGATTAATTCTGATATGGAGCTGCCCCTTGAAATAACAGCCAGCCCCCCGGACCCAGCCCCAGGAACCCGGTCCCTGGAGGAGGAGCTCCAAGAAGCCATCCAGAAAGCTCAG CTGGTGCCAAGCCAATCGATCGAAGATATCTTAGAGGAACCACTGATGTGTTCAG GTGACCTCCTTCAAGCACCTGCCTTGAACCCAAAAGTCCCTGATCGAGTTGCCCCATCCCCGCAAGAAGCGTCACCACCAAAGAAACCGCGGCCCAGCAGCGAAGCTCCTTTGGTGACCTCCGCCATCTTTGATTTTCCTGGTCCCTACGACTTCCTCTCGacggcctcctcttcctctgcgtCGCTGGACTCACTGTCCTCTGTTTTCTCCCCTGACTCTCTGGAGATGCCCCCATCTCCCCCAGATGCCTGGCAAGGAAATGGTGCCCGTGCTGGATTTGACCCGGTCGATTGGCTAGAGGCCTTGACCTCGGGCTCAGCATCAGGCCTCGGCTCCAGCAGTCCTGTTGGGGGCAGCATCTTCTGCACGGACTTCTTTGATTCAACCGACCTTGGCGTCAACCACATGATAGACTTAATGGTGGAGCAGTGGTAG
- the MAMSTR gene encoding MEF2-activating motif and SAP domain-containing transcriptional regulator isoform X2 codes for MTLLASERSMLIRSKFRSVLQLRMEHRRSQEQLSKRHLLPALNKPLASFSQPNGTQGQNRANEIAKLKVSPRPHKTSTAKGQLSEVSPGDPSELQDKKARLAEDLSEKILHRPGPLELVKKNILSLDPGIKDAMADATLAAPDSFTFEEDLSSSSSSSSSSSSSPCFALSPGSAHGNPSTATAAFQLDLPPILDQQLPPVSSSTSEAEFPPQGGSPLAKPSVSLLKAPSKVPEARKPPRPKKAKEPRPKVKKLKYHQYMPPDQKGEQAPVPMDAAYARVLQQQQVFLQLQIMSQQQPTPTSPATFCVRAVHAVPASAPEQVLSFAGTPAPPSGPHPLPLPSPATPTSPSPPKPELLPANLEELTVSELRQQLRKRGLPVSGTKPALLERLKPYQVARAKPPPVPLSSARLSPSDLEEEAQALREKQRVAESLALKLHREQKHHDDDLRVELEMHKRIKNRRKGALLPHSQQGAPPPYIPKRECAKEGEGTEDGFMVLCPASCEPINSDMELPLEITASPPDPAPGTRSLEEELQEAIQKAQLVPSQSIEDILEEPLMCSGDLLQAPALNPKVPDRVAPSPQEASPPKKPRPSSEAPLVTSAIFDFPGPYDFLSTASSSSASLDSLSSVFSPDSLEMPPSPPDAWQGNGARAGFDPVDWLEALTSGSASGLGSSSPVGGSIFCTDFFDSTDLGVNHMIDLMVEQW; via the exons GCCAATGAGATTGCCAAGCTGAAAGTCTCGCCCCGGCCCCACAAGACCAGCACTGCTAAGGGCCAGCTGTCAGAAG TGTCTCCGGGGGACCCTTCTGAGCTGCAGGACAAGAAGGCTCGCCTGGCCGAAGACCTGAGTGAGAAGATCCTACACCGCCCTGGACCACTTGAGCTGGTGAAGAAAAACATCCTCTCCTTGGATCCAGGTATCAAGGATGCTATGGCAG ATGCAACTCTCGCTGCTCCTGATTCCTTCACCTTTGAGGAAGATCTCAGtagttcttcttcctcctcctcctcctcctcctcctccccgtgcTTTGCACTGTCTCCTGGAAGTGCCCATGGGAACCCTTCCACCGCAACGGCGGCCTTTCAG CTGGACCTCCCTCCGATCCTGGATCAACAGCTGCCTCCTGTGTCCTCATCCACCTCTGAGGCAGAGTTCCCTCCCCAAGGGGGGAGCCCCCTTGCCAAGCCCTCCGTTTCACTCCTCAAG GCCCCATCCAAGGTGCCTGAGGCCAGGAAGCCCCCGCGCCCCAAGAAGGCCAAGGAACCGCGCCCCAAAGTGAAGAAGCTCAAGTACCACCAGTACATGCCGCCCGACCAGAAGGGGGAGCAGGCGCCGGTGCCCATGGATGCGGCCTACGCCCGtgtcctccagcagcagcaggtctTCTTGCAGCTCCAGATCATGAGCCAGCAGCAGCCCACGCCCACGTCACCAGCCACCTTCTGCGTCCGTGCCGTGCACGCTGTCCCAGCCAG TGCTCCAGAGCAGGTCCTGAGCTTCGCTGGGACGCCTGCGCCACCAAGTGGACCTCACCcgctccctctcccctctccagcCACGCCAACCTCCCCTTCGCCACCCAAACCGGAACTGCTGCCTGCCAACTTGGAGGAGCTAACG GTCTCCGAACTCCGCCAGCAGCTCCGGAAGCGTGGCCTCCCTGTTTCTGGCACCAAGCCAGCCCTGCTGGAGCGCCTCAAGCCTTACCAGGTGGCCCGGGCCAAGCCCCCCCCTGTCCCACTCTCCAGTGCCCGCTTGTCACCCTCCGACCTAGAGGAGGAGGCCCAGGCCCTGCGGGAGAAGCAGCGGGTGGCTGAGAGCCTGGCGCTGAAACTCCACCGGGAGCAGAAACACCACGACGACGACCTCCGAGTGGAGCTGGAGATGCACAAACGGATCAAGAACCGCCGCAAGGGAGCACTACTGCCCCACAGCCAGCAGGGGGCACCACCGCCCTACATCCCCAAGAGAGAATGCGCCAAGGAAGGAGAAGGCACGGAAGATGGCTTCATG GTTTTGTGCCCTGCCTCCTGTGAGCCGATTAATTCTGATATGGAGCTGCCCCTTGAAATAACAGCCAGCCCCCCGGACCCAGCCCCAGGAACCCGGTCCCTGGAGGAGGAGCTCCAAGAAGCCATCCAGAAAGCTCAG CTGGTGCCAAGCCAATCGATCGAAGATATCTTAGAGGAACCACTGATGTGTTCAG GTGACCTCCTTCAAGCACCTGCCTTGAACCCAAAAGTCCCTGATCGAGTTGCCCCATCCCCGCAAGAAGCGTCACCACCAAAGAAACCGCGGCCCAGCAGCGAAGCTCCTTTGGTGACCTCCGCCATCTTTGATTTTCCTGGTCCCTACGACTTCCTCTCGacggcctcctcttcctctgcgtCGCTGGACTCACTGTCCTCTGTTTTCTCCCCTGACTCTCTGGAGATGCCCCCATCTCCCCCAGATGCCTGGCAAGGAAATGGTGCCCGTGCTGGATTTGACCCGGTCGATTGGCTAGAGGCCTTGACCTCGGGCTCAGCATCAGGCCTCGGCTCCAGCAGTCCTGTTGGGGGCAGCATCTTCTGCACGGACTTCTTTGATTCAACCGACCTTGGCGTCAACCACATGATAGACTTAATGGTGGAGCAGTGGTAG
- the MAMSTR gene encoding MEF2-activating motif and SAP domain-containing transcriptional regulator isoform X1: MTLLASERSMLIRSKFRSVLQLRMEHRRSQEQLSKRHLLPALNKPLASFSQPNGTQGQNRANEIAKLKVSPRPHKTSTAKGQLSEVSPGDPSELQDKKARLAEDLSEKILHRPGPLELVKKNILSLDPGIKDAMADATLAAPDSFTFEEDLSSSSSSSSSSSSSPCFALSPGSAHGNPSTATAAFQLDLPPILDQQLPPVSSSTSEAEFPPQGGSPLAKPSVSLLKAPSKVPEARKPPRPKKAKEPRPKVKKLKYHQYMPPDQKGEQAPVPMDAAYARVLQQQQVFLQLQIMSQQQPTPTSPATFCVRAVHAVPASSAPEQVLSFAGTPAPPSGPHPLPLPSPATPTSPSPPKPELLPANLEELTVSELRQQLRKRGLPVSGTKPALLERLKPYQVARAKPPPVPLSSARLSPSDLEEEAQALREKQRVAESLALKLHREQKHHDDDLRVELEMHKRIKNRRKGALLPHSQQGAPPPYIPKRECAKEGEGTEDGFMVLCPASCEPINSDMELPLEITASPPDPAPGTRSLEEELQEAIQKAQLVPSQSIEDILEEPLMCSGDLLQAPALNPKVPDRVAPSPQEASPPKKPRPSSEAPLVTSAIFDFPGPYDFLSTASSSSASLDSLSSVFSPDSLEMPPSPPDAWQGNGARAGFDPVDWLEALTSGSASGLGSSSPVGGSIFCTDFFDSTDLGVNHMIDLMVEQW, encoded by the exons GCCAATGAGATTGCCAAGCTGAAAGTCTCGCCCCGGCCCCACAAGACCAGCACTGCTAAGGGCCAGCTGTCAGAAG TGTCTCCGGGGGACCCTTCTGAGCTGCAGGACAAGAAGGCTCGCCTGGCCGAAGACCTGAGTGAGAAGATCCTACACCGCCCTGGACCACTTGAGCTGGTGAAGAAAAACATCCTCTCCTTGGATCCAGGTATCAAGGATGCTATGGCAG ATGCAACTCTCGCTGCTCCTGATTCCTTCACCTTTGAGGAAGATCTCAGtagttcttcttcctcctcctcctcctcctcctcctccccgtgcTTTGCACTGTCTCCTGGAAGTGCCCATGGGAACCCTTCCACCGCAACGGCGGCCTTTCAG CTGGACCTCCCTCCGATCCTGGATCAACAGCTGCCTCCTGTGTCCTCATCCACCTCTGAGGCAGAGTTCCCTCCCCAAGGGGGGAGCCCCCTTGCCAAGCCCTCCGTTTCACTCCTCAAG GCCCCATCCAAGGTGCCTGAGGCCAGGAAGCCCCCGCGCCCCAAGAAGGCCAAGGAACCGCGCCCCAAAGTGAAGAAGCTCAAGTACCACCAGTACATGCCGCCCGACCAGAAGGGGGAGCAGGCGCCGGTGCCCATGGATGCGGCCTACGCCCGtgtcctccagcagcagcaggtctTCTTGCAGCTCCAGATCATGAGCCAGCAGCAGCCCACGCCCACGTCACCAGCCACCTTCTGCGTCCGTGCCGTGCACGCTGTCCCAGCCAG CAGTGCTCCAGAGCAGGTCCTGAGCTTCGCTGGGACGCCTGCGCCACCAAGTGGACCTCACCcgctccctctcccctctccagcCACGCCAACCTCCCCTTCGCCACCCAAACCGGAACTGCTGCCTGCCAACTTGGAGGAGCTAACG GTCTCCGAACTCCGCCAGCAGCTCCGGAAGCGTGGCCTCCCTGTTTCTGGCACCAAGCCAGCCCTGCTGGAGCGCCTCAAGCCTTACCAGGTGGCCCGGGCCAAGCCCCCCCCTGTCCCACTCTCCAGTGCCCGCTTGTCACCCTCCGACCTAGAGGAGGAGGCCCAGGCCCTGCGGGAGAAGCAGCGGGTGGCTGAGAGCCTGGCGCTGAAACTCCACCGGGAGCAGAAACACCACGACGACGACCTCCGAGTGGAGCTGGAGATGCACAAACGGATCAAGAACCGCCGCAAGGGAGCACTACTGCCCCACAGCCAGCAGGGGGCACCACCGCCCTACATCCCCAAGAGAGAATGCGCCAAGGAAGGAGAAGGCACGGAAGATGGCTTCATG GTTTTGTGCCCTGCCTCCTGTGAGCCGATTAATTCTGATATGGAGCTGCCCCTTGAAATAACAGCCAGCCCCCCGGACCCAGCCCCAGGAACCCGGTCCCTGGAGGAGGAGCTCCAAGAAGCCATCCAGAAAGCTCAG CTGGTGCCAAGCCAATCGATCGAAGATATCTTAGAGGAACCACTGATGTGTTCAG GTGACCTCCTTCAAGCACCTGCCTTGAACCCAAAAGTCCCTGATCGAGTTGCCCCATCCCCGCAAGAAGCGTCACCACCAAAGAAACCGCGGCCCAGCAGCGAAGCTCCTTTGGTGACCTCCGCCATCTTTGATTTTCCTGGTCCCTACGACTTCCTCTCGacggcctcctcttcctctgcgtCGCTGGACTCACTGTCCTCTGTTTTCTCCCCTGACTCTCTGGAGATGCCCCCATCTCCCCCAGATGCCTGGCAAGGAAATGGTGCCCGTGCTGGATTTGACCCGGTCGATTGGCTAGAGGCCTTGACCTCGGGCTCAGCATCAGGCCTCGGCTCCAGCAGTCCTGTTGGGGGCAGCATCTTCTGCACGGACTTCTTTGATTCAACCGACCTTGGCGTCAACCACATGATAGACTTAATGGTGGAGCAGTGGTAG
- the MAMSTR gene encoding MEF2-activating motif and SAP domain-containing transcriptional regulator isoform X4, with product MTLLASERSMLIRSKFRSVLQLRMEHRRSQEQLSKRHLLPALNKPLASFSQPNGTQGQNRANEIAKLKVSPRPHKTSTAKGQLSEVSPGDPSELQDKKARLAEDLSEKILHRPGPLELVKKNILSLDPGIKDAMADATLAAPDSFTFEEDLSSSSSSSSSSSSSPCFALSPGSAHGNPSTATAAFQAPSKVPEARKPPRPKKAKEPRPKVKKLKYHQYMPPDQKGEQAPVPMDAAYARVLQQQQVFLQLQIMSQQQPTPTSPATFCVRAVHAVPASSAPEQVLSFAGTPAPPSGPHPLPLPSPATPTSPSPPKPELLPANLEELTVSELRQQLRKRGLPVSGTKPALLERLKPYQVARAKPPPVPLSSARLSPSDLEEEAQALREKQRVAESLALKLHREQKHHDDDLRVELEMHKRIKNRRKGALLPHSQQGAPPPYIPKRECAKEGEGTEDGFMVLCPASCEPINSDMELPLEITASPPDPAPGTRSLEEELQEAIQKAQLVPSQSIEDILEEPLMCSGDLLQAPALNPKVPDRVAPSPQEASPPKKPRPSSEAPLVTSAIFDFPGPYDFLSTASSSSASLDSLSSVFSPDSLEMPPSPPDAWQGNGARAGFDPVDWLEALTSGSASGLGSSSPVGGSIFCTDFFDSTDLGVNHMIDLMVEQW from the exons GCCAATGAGATTGCCAAGCTGAAAGTCTCGCCCCGGCCCCACAAGACCAGCACTGCTAAGGGCCAGCTGTCAGAAG TGTCTCCGGGGGACCCTTCTGAGCTGCAGGACAAGAAGGCTCGCCTGGCCGAAGACCTGAGTGAGAAGATCCTACACCGCCCTGGACCACTTGAGCTGGTGAAGAAAAACATCCTCTCCTTGGATCCAGGTATCAAGGATGCTATGGCAG ATGCAACTCTCGCTGCTCCTGATTCCTTCACCTTTGAGGAAGATCTCAGtagttcttcttcctcctcctcctcctcctcctcctccccgtgcTTTGCACTGTCTCCTGGAAGTGCCCATGGGAACCCTTCCACCGCAACGGCGGCCTTTCAG GCCCCATCCAAGGTGCCTGAGGCCAGGAAGCCCCCGCGCCCCAAGAAGGCCAAGGAACCGCGCCCCAAAGTGAAGAAGCTCAAGTACCACCAGTACATGCCGCCCGACCAGAAGGGGGAGCAGGCGCCGGTGCCCATGGATGCGGCCTACGCCCGtgtcctccagcagcagcaggtctTCTTGCAGCTCCAGATCATGAGCCAGCAGCAGCCCACGCCCACGTCACCAGCCACCTTCTGCGTCCGTGCCGTGCACGCTGTCCCAGCCAG CAGTGCTCCAGAGCAGGTCCTGAGCTTCGCTGGGACGCCTGCGCCACCAAGTGGACCTCACCcgctccctctcccctctccagcCACGCCAACCTCCCCTTCGCCACCCAAACCGGAACTGCTGCCTGCCAACTTGGAGGAGCTAACG GTCTCCGAACTCCGCCAGCAGCTCCGGAAGCGTGGCCTCCCTGTTTCTGGCACCAAGCCAGCCCTGCTGGAGCGCCTCAAGCCTTACCAGGTGGCCCGGGCCAAGCCCCCCCCTGTCCCACTCTCCAGTGCCCGCTTGTCACCCTCCGACCTAGAGGAGGAGGCCCAGGCCCTGCGGGAGAAGCAGCGGGTGGCTGAGAGCCTGGCGCTGAAACTCCACCGGGAGCAGAAACACCACGACGACGACCTCCGAGTGGAGCTGGAGATGCACAAACGGATCAAGAACCGCCGCAAGGGAGCACTACTGCCCCACAGCCAGCAGGGGGCACCACCGCCCTACATCCCCAAGAGAGAATGCGCCAAGGAAGGAGAAGGCACGGAAGATGGCTTCATG GTTTTGTGCCCTGCCTCCTGTGAGCCGATTAATTCTGATATGGAGCTGCCCCTTGAAATAACAGCCAGCCCCCCGGACCCAGCCCCAGGAACCCGGTCCCTGGAGGAGGAGCTCCAAGAAGCCATCCAGAAAGCTCAG CTGGTGCCAAGCCAATCGATCGAAGATATCTTAGAGGAACCACTGATGTGTTCAG GTGACCTCCTTCAAGCACCTGCCTTGAACCCAAAAGTCCCTGATCGAGTTGCCCCATCCCCGCAAGAAGCGTCACCACCAAAGAAACCGCGGCCCAGCAGCGAAGCTCCTTTGGTGACCTCCGCCATCTTTGATTTTCCTGGTCCCTACGACTTCCTCTCGacggcctcctcttcctctgcgtCGCTGGACTCACTGTCCTCTGTTTTCTCCCCTGACTCTCTGGAGATGCCCCCATCTCCCCCAGATGCCTGGCAAGGAAATGGTGCCCGTGCTGGATTTGACCCGGTCGATTGGCTAGAGGCCTTGACCTCGGGCTCAGCATCAGGCCTCGGCTCCAGCAGTCCTGTTGGGGGCAGCATCTTCTGCACGGACTTCTTTGATTCAACCGACCTTGGCGTCAACCACATGATAGACTTAATGGTGGAGCAGTGGTAG